The genomic DNA GACGGTTCGGCGGGCTCGGCCGCGGGCACTCCGGCCTCGCCGCAGGGCTTCACCGCCGAGGTGCCCGAGGGCCAGATCTTCCTCCTCGGGGACGAACGGGCCGGCTCCTTGGACTCCCGGGTCCACCTCGACGACCCGGGACAGGGCTCCGTCCCCCTCGGCGCGGTCGAGGCCCGGGTGGACGCGGTCGCCTGGCCGATGGACGGCATGATCGGACGGCCGGGGTCGTTCGCGGCCCTGCCGGGCGGGGTGTCCGCCAACGGGCCGCTGAAGCTCCAGCTCGGTGCGGTCCTGGCGGGCCTGGTGCTCATCCTGGGCGGCAGCGCGTACGGGCCGGTCGCGGCCCGCTCCGCACGCCGGAGGCAGCAGACACCGGCGGCCGCCGGTGTCTGAGGAGAGTGAGGGCCCCGCGATCACGGGGAAGACCCGCAAGGTCGCGCGGGTGGTGCTGCTGGACCCCGAGGACCGCATCCTGCTGATGCACGGCTACGAGCCGGACGACCCCGCGGACACCTGGTGGTTCACACCCGGCGGCGGCCTGGAGGGCGACGAGACCCGGGAGCAGGCCGCGCGGCGCGAGCTGGCCGAGGAGACCGGGATCACGGACATCGAGCTGGGCCCGGTGCTCTGGCGGCGGACCTGCTCCTTCCCGTTCGACGGGCGGCGCTGGAACCAGGACGAGTGGTACTTCCTGGCCCGCACGGCGCAGACCACCACCGACCCGCAGGGCCTCACCGACCTGGAGCGGCGCAGCGTCGCCGGTCTGAGGTGGTGGACTTCCGCCGAACTCCTCGCGGCGCGTGAGACGGTGTACCCGACCAGACTCGCCGAGCTGCTGCGCACGCTCCTCGACGAGGG from Streptomyces sp. NBC_00654 includes the following:
- the lepB gene encoding signal peptidase I — translated: MSGMGRTGDGRGRLGSVLSGLAVAVGCVLFLGGFAWGAVVYKPYTVPTDSMSPTVNAGDRVLAERVDGADVRRGDVVVFTDPAWGAVPMVKRVVGIGGDKVACCDKGGRLTVNGIPVEEPYLRAYDGSAGSAAGTPASPQGFTAEVPEGQIFLLGDERAGSLDSRVHLDDPGQGSVPLGAVEARVDAVAWPMDGMIGRPGSFAALPGGVSANGPLKLQLGAVLAGLVLILGGSAYGPVAARSARRRQQTPAAAGV
- a CDS encoding NUDIX hydrolase — encoded protein: MTGKTRKVARVVLLDPEDRILLMHGYEPDDPADTWWFTPGGGLEGDETREQAARRELAEETGITDIELGPVLWRRTCSFPFDGRRWNQDEWYFLARTAQTTTDPQGLTDLERRSVAGLRWWTSAELLAARETVYPTRLAELLRTLLDEGPPRAPLVLAPEIV